The genomic window CCCTCACCCTCGGGCCGGGCCTCTCCCGGCGGCAGGCCCCCTTCGTTGATCACGGAGGCCAGGTAGCCCGCCCCGAAACCGTTGTCTATGTTGACCACCGCCACGCCCGGAGCACACGAATTGAGCATGCCGAGCAACGCCCCCACACCTCCGAAACTGGCCCCATACCCCACGCTGGTCGGCACCGCGATCACCGGGCGCCGAACCAGGCCCGCGACCACGCTGGGAAGCGCCCCTTCCATGCCGGCAACCACCACGTACACGGAACCCTTCTGCAACTCGTCCCAGATGCCCAGAAGCCTGTGCAGGCCGGCCACACCCACATCGCAATATCGTTCGACGCTCTGCCCCATCATCTCGGCCGTGATCGCAGCCTCCTCGGCCACCGGAACATCCGACGAGCCGGCGCAGATCACCTGGACGATCCCCCGGCATCGGGGAATCACGCGCTCCTGCTCGTACGACAAGACTCTCGCCACCGGGTGGTAAACCGGCCCATCGATGTTCTCGAGAATGTGCCCGGCTTTCACGGCGTCCACCCGGGTGACCAGGACGTTGCTGCCGAACTCCTTCATCGCCCGAATGATCGAAAGGATCTGTTCGGCGCTCTTGCCCTCGCCGTACACCACTTCGGGAAATCCGCGGCGCAGTTTTCTGTGATGGTCTATCCTGGCAAACGAGAGGTCTTCGAAAGGAAGCTTCCTGAGGTAGGTCAAAACGTCCGAGAGTTCTCTCCGGCCTTCCTTGTAGTCTTTGAGTATCTGTTCCAGTCTCTGCATGTTCAACGAACGCCGAAAAACCTTTCCGGGAATGCCGCCAGGATCAACTCCACCTGCCTGGAAACCACTCCCCCCATCTTCTCCAACGCATTCCGCGCTCTTCCGCCGTATTCCTCGAGCTCCGGGAGCCGCCGGACCCAGAATCTCCAAAGGCTCGCCAATTCGTCGCTGTCGCTTACGGGGAAGCTGCACTTGGATTCAAGCAGGATTCTATGTTCATACCTCACTTTTTTCAAGTGAGGACCATAAAAAACCGCCTTTCCCCACGCCGCGGGTTCGAGAATGTTGTGTCCGCCGACGGGCTCCAGGGTTCCCCCACAGAAGATGAGATCCCCGATGGAGTAGAGCTCGAACAGAACGCCGATACGGTCGACCAGGACAACGGGAAAAACTCTCCTGCGCCCCGTCCCCTCGATGTCCGACAATCGGTGAAAGGCAATCCCGTGGCTCTCCAGCCACTGCACCATTTCGGGGATCCGCTCCAGGTGCCGCGGGACGAAGATGCCGATCGCTTCGGGGCACAACTCCCGCAATTTCCCGAACGCCTCCGGCACCTGCCGGCACTCCGCCCCCCGCAGGCTGCCCCCGATGACGACAGGCGCCTGCCGCGGGATATCGAGTTGCCTGCGCCAGCGCACGGGCACCTCCGGATCGGCTTTGGACAAGAGCCCGTCGTATTTCGAACTGCCGAGCACCAGGGCGCGTTCGGGTGAGGCTCCGAGACTCAGGACATTCTGCAGGTCTTCCTCCGAATGCATTGCCAACCACTCGAATTGTCTGAAAATCGGCTGGAAAACAGATCGCAGTCGGGCGTACCTGCGCGCCGAACGGTCTGCCAGGCGCCCGTTCAGAAGCACCGAGCGAACCCCGTTCATTCTCAGGAAGCGAAAAAGATTGGGCCAGAATTCACTTTCGAATCCCACGTACAAATCGGGTTTCAAGTGGAGGAAAGCTTTCCGCAGGACCGTCGGGAAGTCCAGTGGAAACGGGATGACGGGAACCGATTCGGGGAGCCGCGCGCGCGCGTGACGCAGCCCCTGGGGAGTTCCCACCGTGAGGACGGCGACGGCGCCCGGCAACCGCTCGAGGAAAGCCTGCACGGTGGGCACGGCTCCCGTCACCTCACCCACCGAGGAGGCATGAAACCACACCCTCGGGCTCCCGCCCGGGAGGATGTCCGCGGAATAGTTCCCGAGCCTGCCGGAAAGGAAATCGGGGGCATCGCGCAACTTGCACCGGAGATAGGGGAGTATGCCGACAGCGGCACCATGGAGGCCGATATTGTATAGATAGTCCTGCAATTCCAAAGGAACTTCCCCTCTCTCACCGATCGGCCGGGCGGAGAACTTCGGGCTCCCCGTCATGGAAAAACGTAGTACTCGTTTGTCCGGCCGCCGGATCCGCTCAGAACCTTTAGAATTATATTCGTGAATCCGCAACAGAATATTTTGGCACCGGGCTTTTTTGACTCCCCGGATTTTTTCTGTTTCACCCTCGCGGGTCCGGGTGATAATAGTCGGGCATGAGAAACGTCGGACACCCTTGAACGACGGGCGGCAAAGTCGATATCCACCGCGACCGCGAGAAAGGACTTCGGTACATGGCGGCAATCTCGAGAGTCATCGATCTTTTTACAAGCGATCAGGAATACATCGGCAAGACCGTCCGCGCTCAGGGATGGGTGCGGACCAAACGCGATTCCAAGGCGGGCGTGTCCTTCATCGAGCTCAACGACGGCTCCTGTCTTCGCAATCTGCAGGTGGTCGCCGACCAGGGACACCCGGAGTATCGACAATTGCTCGAAAGCATCACCACAGGATGCGCCGTCATGGTCGAAGGCTCCATCGCTTACTCTCCGGGAAAGGGCCAGACGATCGAACTGAAAGCGGACCGCATCACGCTTTACGGCACGGCGGACCCGGCCGTCTATCCCCTGCAGAAGAAGCGGCATTCCTTCGAATTCCTCCGGCAGATAGGGCACCTGCGGCCCCGCACCAACACCATCGGAGCCGTGAGCCGAGTCCGCAACCGCCTCAGTTACGCCATCCACCAGTTCTTTCAGGACCGCGGCTTCTATTACATCCACACGCCGATCATCACTGCCAGTGATTGCGAAGGCGCGGGCGAAATGTTTCGGGTCACCACGCTGGACGCGCAAAACGCGCCGGCGAAAGTCCCGGAAGAGGTCTACCGGGCGGATTTTTTCGGCAAACCGGCCTTTCTGACGGTGAGCGGCCAACTGCAGGCCGAGATCTACGCTCTCGCTCTGGGCCGCGTCTACACGTTCGGCCCGACGTTTCGCGCCGAGAATTCGAACACCAGCCGACACCTCGCGGAATTCTGGATGGTGGAACCCGAGATGGCCTTTTGCGACCTGGAAGGAGACCTGGAAATCGCCCAGGCGCTCATCAGGCACCTCATCGGCGTCGCCCTGCAGGACTGCGCCGAAGACCTGGATTTCTTCACCCGCTTCATCGAGCCGACTCTGCGCGGCACACTGGAGACCGTGGCGTTCAGTCCTTTCGAAACCGTGACCTATACCGAAGCCGTGCGGATTCTCAAAGAATCGGGCGAAAACTTCGAATTCCCCGTGGAATGGGGAAACGATCTGCAGGCCGAGCACGAACGCTACCTGACCGAGAAGGTTTTCCGAAAGCCGGCGGCGGTGATCCATTTCCCCCGCGCGCTGAAACCGTTTTACATGAGGGTCAACGATGATGGAAACACCGTGGCCGCCATGGACATACTGGTTCCCGGAACGGGGGAAATCATCGGAGGTTCCCAGCGCGAGGAACGTCCGGACATTCTCGTCGAGCAGATGCGCCTGAAGTCCGTTGCGCCGGAAGACTACAAATGGTACCTGGATCTGCGGGAGTTCGGTTCCGTGCCCCACGCGGGATTCGGCATGGGGCTCGAGCGCCTTGTGCAGTTCGTTACCGGATTGCCGAACATCCGGGAAGTCATTCCGTTTCCCAGGACGCCCGGCCATGCGGAATTCTGACACGACGGGCGAAGGACTCCGCCCGAGGGCGGAGTCTTTTCCGGCAACGCAGACCGGTCCCCGGCCGTATGGTTTTTTTGGACTTCATCATCTCGATGCTGCCTGTTAGTATATATGGTTTCAGGGGCAAGACCCGGGCCGGAAGGCTCCGGCGGCCTCGACCCGACGGGGCTGGGCGATGGCGTTGACTGCGGGAGCGGTCGTTTCCCCTTCCCGGGAACGGCTCGCGGCGGATCAACGGATGAAGTCCGAACGGGATGGTGAGAATGAGACTTCCTGAACTGGAAACCAAGTGCTGGATGTGCTGGGGCTCCGGCAAGATCGCATCCGAAGACCACGGCGGCGGCATGGAGTGTCCGGAGTGCGGCGGCGTCGGTTGGCTCCCCACGGCGGATGGGCGACGGCTGCTCGATTTCGTCCAGCGGCACCTCGGCATTGTCGAAGAAGGTGAAGACAACGAAACGCTCTGAACTCGGTCGGACCCCGGGCAACGTCCCGGCATGCCGTCCCCGTCGATCCTTTATTGCGACGGAACGGCGCGATTCCGAGCAGAGACGGGAAAGGACGGGGTTACTCTTTTGAACAAGAAAAGCGTCTTGGCGACATGCGGTTTCGCCGCCCTCGGGCTGGCGCTCGTGGCGGTCTACATGCTCACCCTGGCTGCGCCTTCGGAACCCGTGGATTTTCGGGGCGTCAGATGGGGCTCCGGCATCGGCGACGCTTCCGGGCTCACGCCGCTGGCCGAAGACGGAAACCTGAAGTCTTACGAAAAGAAGAATGAAGTATTGAAGCTGGAAGACGTGAACCTCGACAAGGTCATCTACGCCTTCTACAAAGACAGGTTCTACCAGGGCATCGCCTATTTCCGATCCGAGGCCGACCTCCCGAAGCTCAAACAGATCCTGACACGGTTGTACGGAGACCCGGTCCAGCTCGAACAGTCGACCAACAAGTTCTTCTGGAACGGCGAGAACGTGTCTCTCCTGCTCAGCTATGACGCGCAGTCCGGCACCGGCCGGGTCGCCTACCTCTACAAACCCATTCAGCTGGAGCTCGAGATAAAGAAATGATCGCCCCGAACTCATGGGCGGCACGCGCGACGCGTTCCGGATCGTTCATTCCTCGGCCGGTTCCGGGTGATGCACCGCCTTGAGGCGAGCCAATTCCGCGTAGGCGCTGTCGAGCATTTCCTGGGGCCGTTTCATGCCGTCATCCAGAGTGGCTGTTCCGATCATCGCCTGAATCAGGATGGCGGTATTCCGGTGTTTGAAGGGGGCTTTGCGGATCGTCCGGGCCAGGTAGGGAATCACCTCCCGCGCCTCCTCCTCCTCCACGCCGGGCAGTACCAGCACGAACTCGTCGCTCCCGTATCGACCCAGAAAACTCTCCTTCTCGGGCAGTATTCCGCTCAGCAGGCCGGCCACGTGTTTCAACACCTCCGTGCCGCTGTCGAAATCCTCCAGCTCATGGACGAAGTTGAAGTCGATGATGAGCAGCGACAGGGGCTGTCCCGTCCGGCGGGAGCGGCGGAATTCCCTTTCCAGGACCGTGTGGATCTGAAAGAAGTTCAGGAGCCCGGTCACCGGATCTTCTATGCCGAAATCCTTTACCTTTTCATAGGTCAGGCAGTTGTCCATGGCGAGCGCGATCTTGATCCCCAGCTGTTCGAGAAGATCGGTGCCGTCCCTGGGACGGTAACGATCCGCATCCATGCTGCCCAGGAACAGCCCCCCGAACAGGATTTCGTGGATGCTGAGCGGGATCATGACACCCGATCGAACGGGCGAAGCGGATTCCGGCAGGTATTCCAGAAGCTCCTCGATGTTCTCCTCGGAAAGCAGGAACGGTTTCGGCGAGACGTTCCACAGGGCCATGCCGATTTCGACGGGCAGCGACACGATCCAGGTCCCCGCGCTGACGGGTTCCCTGGTTTCGGAGAGGTCGGGAAAAAACCGCTCCAGGATATCCGAGTGACACAGGAAGAGAATCACCTGGTCGGTCTGGAAACGCTCCTTGAGCTCTCCGAGAAGCTCCTCGACGAGCACGTCGAGCTCGCGTGTCCGGAACAGGATGCGTTCGATTTCAGCGAAGTGGCGCCAGATGCGTTCATTGGTGGCGGCGGTGGCCACGACTTCTTCGAGTTGTGCGCGGAGCGCCTCGTTTTCCTCACTGAGGCCGGCCAGCAGCGCTTCACGGTCATTATCAACGGGGAGGACGTTTTCCGGCGCGGCGGCCGGATCGGTTGGTTCCATCATGTACCCTCGGAGTAGCAAGGAAAAGGAGCATCAGACCACGATATCGGCAGGCGCCTCGATCAACTGGTAAGCCAGACTCACAGCCTCGGCCGGCGATTGCGCCGACCGGACACCCGGGATTTCGAACTCCGGATGAAGCGCAACCACTTTCTTCCCCATCTTCAGCGCCATGGCGATCTCCGACAGGGTGCCGTAGCCGCCGCCGACCGCGATCAGCACGTGCGCGGTTTGGACGATGATGGCGTTACGCGCCTGCCCCATGTTGCTCGCAATGGGAAAATCGATGAAATGATTCGCGTCTTCGACATGCGACCCGGGCAGTATCCCCACGGTGAAGCCGCCTTCCTCCTTCGCTCCCAGGGCGGCGGCAGTCATCACGCCGCCCAGACCGCCACACACCAGAACGCCTCCGCGCCTGGCGACCTCGCGGCCCACGGCCACAGCCATGTCGTCGAGACCCGGATCGGACTCACCCGTTCCGATTACTCCGATGTAAGGCCCTCGCATCGCTCAGCCTTCCCATCCCCATTTGCCGACCAGGTCGACAAAGCGCACTCCGCCCAAATTCGTGTGTTTCATTCCTTCGGGACCGGATTCAACCAGGACCAGCTCCTGGGCCAGGCGGTCTCCGACCGGCACCACCAGCCGTCCCCCTTCGGCAAGCTGATCCAGCAAAGGCTGAGGAATCTTGGGCGTACCCGCCGTCACCAGGATTGCGTCGAAAGGCGCCTCGTCCGGCCACCCCAGAGTGCCGTCAGCCACCCTCACGATGATATTCTTATATCCGAGCTTCTGTAAAGTCTGATTGGCGCGATAAGCCAGGTTGGGATTGCGCTCGATACTGAACACACGCTCCGCCAGCTCGGCGAGAACGGCCGCCTGGTAGCCCGAACCGGTGCCGATTTCAAGTATCTTCTCGTGTCCCTGGAGCTCGAGGGACTGGGTCATCAATGCCACGATGTAAGGCTGGGAGATGGTCTGCTTGTCCCCGATGGGCAGGGGATGATCGCTGTGGGCCTGCTCCTTGAGGGCTTCATCCACGAACAAGTGACGCGGGACTTTCCGCATGGCTTCGAGGACCCTTCGATCGTGAATCCCGCGGGAAACGAGCTGCGTTTCCACCATGCGATCGCGTGCCTTTTGAAAGTTGATCATCGAAAATCGACCTTCTCCCGTTCCTGCCTGGTCATTTTTTCACCGTGCGGTCGTCCCGGAAAACCCATCTACGTTTTCCATAGAACCGGAGATAAAGCAAGAATATAATGGCTGAGCCACTCTTCTCCACTCCGGGGCGAGCGCGCCCGCAAACCGACCCTCCGGGAACGTGCCTGTCCTCCCCGGACGATGGCGGGGTTGCAGTGATCATCCGCTTCGGCCCCTGCTCACGGCCCGTCGGTTTTCAACACGGCTGTTTGTGTGCTCACGCGTACGTTATTATTATATTCGCACGCACGCCTTTTGTGGAGACTTTTTAGTCCGGAGCGCCGGGCCCCCCGGGACGGGGATTCGCGAACCGCAAGTCCCTCCCCGGCGGCGTAAAGCCCCTTCGAGCCAAG from Syntrophobacter fumaroxidans MPOB includes these protein-coding regions:
- the asnS gene encoding asparagine--tRNA ligase; protein product: MAAISRVIDLFTSDQEYIGKTVRAQGWVRTKRDSKAGVSFIELNDGSCLRNLQVVADQGHPEYRQLLESITTGCAVMVEGSIAYSPGKGQTIELKADRITLYGTADPAVYPLQKKRHSFEFLRQIGHLRPRTNTIGAVSRVRNRLSYAIHQFFQDRGFYYIHTPIITASDCEGAGEMFRVTTLDAQNAPAKVPEEVYRADFFGKPAFLTVSGQLQAEIYALALGRVYTFGPTFRAENSNTSRHLAEFWMVEPEMAFCDLEGDLEIAQALIRHLIGVALQDCAEDLDFFTRFIEPTLRGTLETVAFSPFETVTYTEAVRILKESGENFEFPVEWGNDLQAEHERYLTEKVFRKPAAVIHFPRALKPFYMRVNDDGNTVAAMDILVPGTGEIIGGSQREERPDILVEQMRLKSVAPEDYKWYLDLREFGSVPHAGFGMGLERLVQFVTGLPNIREVIPFPRTPGHAEF
- a CDS encoding sensor domain-containing diguanylate cyclase, which translates into the protein MMEPTDPAAAPENVLPVDNDREALLAGLSEENEALRAQLEEVVATAATNERIWRHFAEIERILFRTRELDVLVEELLGELKERFQTDQVILFLCHSDILERFFPDLSETREPVSAGTWIVSLPVEIGMALWNVSPKPFLLSEENIEELLEYLPESASPVRSGVMIPLSIHEILFGGLFLGSMDADRYRPRDGTDLLEQLGIKIALAMDNCLTYEKVKDFGIEDPVTGLLNFFQIHTVLEREFRRSRRTGQPLSLLIIDFNFVHELEDFDSGTEVLKHVAGLLSGILPEKESFLGRYGSDEFVLVLPGVEEEEAREVIPYLARTIRKAPFKHRNTAILIQAMIGTATLDDGMKRPQEMLDSAYAELARLKAVHHPEPAEE
- a CDS encoding TIGR00725 family protein — translated: MRGPYIGVIGTGESDPGLDDMAVAVGREVARRGGVLVCGGLGGVMTAAALGAKEEGGFTVGILPGSHVEDANHFIDFPIASNMGQARNAIIVQTAHVLIAVGGGYGTLSEIAMALKMGKKVVALHPEFEIPGVRSAQSPAEAVSLAYQLIEAPADIVV
- a CDS encoding 3-deoxy-D-manno-octulosonic acid transferase produces the protein MELQDYLYNIGLHGAAVGILPYLRCKLRDAPDFLSGRLGNYSADILPGGSPRVWFHASSVGEVTGAVPTVQAFLERLPGAVAVLTVGTPQGLRHARARLPESVPVIPFPLDFPTVLRKAFLHLKPDLYVGFESEFWPNLFRFLRMNGVRSVLLNGRLADRSARRYARLRSVFQPIFRQFEWLAMHSEEDLQNVLSLGASPERALVLGSSKYDGLLSKADPEVPVRWRRQLDIPRQAPVVIGGSLRGAECRQVPEAFGKLRELCPEAIGIFVPRHLERIPEMVQWLESHGIAFHRLSDIEGTGRRRVFPVVLVDRIGVLFELYSIGDLIFCGGTLEPVGGHNILEPAAWGKAVFYGPHLKKVRYEHRILLESKCSFPVSDSDELASLWRFWVRRLPELEEYGGRARNALEKMGGVVSRQVELILAAFPERFFGVR
- the larB gene encoding nickel pincer cofactor biosynthesis protein LarB — protein: MNMQRLEQILKDYKEGRRELSDVLTYLRKLPFEDLSFARIDHHRKLRRGFPEVVYGEGKSAEQILSIIRAMKEFGSNVLVTRVDAVKAGHILENIDGPVYHPVARVLSYEQERVIPRCRGIVQVICAGSSDVPVAEEAAITAEMMGQSVERYCDVGVAGLHRLLGIWDELQKGSVYVVVAGMEGALPSVVAGLVRRPVIAVPTSVGYGASFGGVGALLGMLNSCAPGVAVVNIDNGFGAGYLASVINEGGLPPGEARPEGEGAS
- a CDS encoding protein-L-isoaspartate(D-aspartate) O-methyltransferase → MNFQKARDRMVETQLVSRGIHDRRVLEAMRKVPRHLFVDEALKEQAHSDHPLPIGDKQTISQPYIVALMTQSLELQGHEKILEIGTGSGYQAAVLAELAERVFSIERNPNLAYRANQTLQKLGYKNIIVRVADGTLGWPDEAPFDAILVTAGTPKIPQPLLDQLAEGGRLVVPVGDRLAQELVLVESGPEGMKHTNLGGVRFVDLVGKWGWEG